In Monomorium pharaonis isolate MP-MQ-018 unplaced genomic scaffold, ASM1337386v2 scaffold_151, whole genome shotgun sequence, the sequence ACAAAGCCATGCCTCTCCCGTTGGTTCACTTTCTGGTGATGTCAATTCGATGGGTTGTACTCTTTTATTGAACTTTAATGGAGACGCCAGCTTAAGCAAACCAATGTCATACAGGCCAACGccactgaaaaataaaaaaatatgtaacttaacatatttataaaaatatatatttattaattgcaagcTTTTAAAGGACAATTGTgttaaatcattattacatttaaaaaattgaagtgttagtaaaaaaataataataataatttacaaattatcagatatgttatatatgtataacaaatataacatAGTAAATCTTAAGATTTACTTTgttcatcaaaaatttttaagaattcttatatatatgtattaactCATAAGtacttcaaaaaaataattgttgatgttaaagaaaagaaatggaaaATGTACTATTATTGTTTACTATGTTAGTTTCGAAATTCATTTTGTTAAACGCTCATTTTTGTTATGCTACAGAAAAAACCTAAttactcaaaattcaaaacaatattataaaaattgttctattatCTGAGAAGACACTTTTtagtgtatttatattttcaaaaattctattttttatttttgtttaaaaaatgattcgTAAATTATAAGGTGTATTGGCGATCTTATTCTATATGTTAAAGATTTTCTAtacattaatttgaataaatgcTAGTTAAATTGTTCATATTTATTCTTGGAAGTTCTCATGTACGAAAGCTTGTGTCACTTTGACTGTTTGTTTGGAGTCCTCATTAATGTAGATGTTGTACTTCCCAGCTTTGACTCTAAGATTGTCTAGGGAAGGATTTGCTTGAACACAATGCCCTGCTGTTGCCCATCTTTCGTTAAAAATCGATCCAGTGCAAAAATGTTGTGAGTATGATTGAAGGGAAACTATGAATGGATAAGCTCCCACTGGTGCATCTTCATCTCCGTGCACTTAAAGCAAGATGGGCGATCAAATGTCTTTAAGGCAGCAAAATTGGCAGCATTTGGAGACCTACTCGGagtctttgtaaaatttaaaattataatgtttaaaaaaacatttttgcaacAGAATAATTTAACCGTAGCAGtaaatttaagatatctttataaaataaaattaaaagaatttgtaataataggGTAGAAACTAAATCTTACAACTTCCTTTATATGATTCATGGAAATATTttgactattatttatttaataaattattaagatatatataaaatttttaagaaaaattttttatgttttgctTTGTTGTTTACTTTTaacttgatataaattttgtagttgtatatacatatatgatgaAGATTGACTTACCAGTAACCGCTACTGCTAGAACAGCAAAGAACACAAttgctttaaaaaacattCGTTGTTTGATGTTAATCCAACAAATTGActgtatttcatatttaatctgTTAAATGTATCCGTATCGCATGATATCAATGATAATGATGTATTGataattcatttatattaataagaatttatattacggTTAAATAGATTTAACTGCAGACAAAATTTCCTTATGACTTGATgtatattcattttaaattacaatttatcgAAATTTAGAACCGGAAAATCAGTTTGTACATATGAATCACactcttaataaatatatatatacatgtgtgtgtttatat encodes:
- the LOC118648055 gene encoding coagulation factor IX-like, whose translation is MFFKAIVFFAVLAVAVTVHGDEDAPVGAYPFIVSLQSYSQHFCTGSIFNERWATAGHCVQANPSLDNLRVKAGKYNIYINEDSKQTVKVTQAFVHENFQE